The following are encoded together in the Streptomyces sp. NBC_01465 genome:
- a CDS encoding pyridoxal phosphate-dependent aminotransferase → MSTPAAADHRGAGPLPSPAAGLRQRKAPDPRINLSSNELGHPLVLDVLGDAWSSLSPDQARRYPRGAQDVEEIGRHFGLDSSEFQLTPGSDCALRLICARAKDLFPDGPRLILQYPNYPAWEEAAQHHGIPVHRIGPLRGDVTQQVELLVSAARFAPPGLIAVSVPNGPVGWGMDSDALDALQAVARDRGHLLVIDACYQVFAGPLGSALARRGDHVAVVQTLSKSHGLAGARVALLATSADRLAVIGSASLEQAVSGPSLALATAVLRREDALATVWSEIVRARTEAAERVSAMGFEPLPSQANFLSVRIGPDVDGVIGRLDARGYRVRSMQGLGSYLDGCLRFTVTSEQECREFLEALEQVARRVPA, encoded by the coding sequence GTGAGCACCCCGGCCGCGGCGGACCACCGGGGAGCCGGGCCCCTCCCGTCCCCCGCTGCCGGACTGCGGCAGCGCAAGGCCCCCGATCCGCGCATCAACCTGAGCAGCAACGAACTCGGACACCCTCTCGTACTGGACGTGTTGGGCGACGCGTGGTCGTCGCTGTCGCCGGACCAGGCGCGCCGCTATCCGCGCGGTGCTCAGGACGTCGAGGAGATCGGCCGTCACTTCGGCCTGGACAGCAGCGAGTTCCAGCTGACTCCCGGCTCGGACTGCGCGCTCCGCCTCATCTGCGCACGGGCCAAGGACCTCTTCCCCGACGGGCCCCGGCTGATCCTGCAGTACCCCAACTACCCTGCCTGGGAGGAGGCGGCCCAGCACCACGGGATCCCCGTCCACCGGATCGGGCCGCTGCGCGGTGACGTCACCCAGCAGGTGGAGCTCCTCGTCAGCGCCGCACGTTTCGCGCCACCCGGTCTGATCGCGGTGAGCGTGCCCAACGGCCCGGTGGGCTGGGGGATGGACTCCGACGCGCTCGACGCCCTGCAGGCCGTGGCGCGCGACCGGGGGCACCTGCTGGTGATCGACGCGTGCTACCAGGTGTTCGCCGGCCCCTTGGGTTCGGCGCTCGCACGGCGCGGCGACCATGTGGCCGTCGTGCAGACCTTGTCGAAGTCCCATGGGCTGGCCGGCGCACGGGTCGCGTTGCTCGCGACATCCGCCGATCGCCTGGCCGTCATCGGCTCCGCCTCGCTGGAACAGGCGGTATCGGGCCCTTCGCTGGCATTGGCCACAGCCGTACTGCGCCGTGAGGACGCCCTGGCGACGGTGTGGAGCGAAATCGTACGAGCGCGCACCGAGGCTGCGGAGCGGGTCTCCGCGATGGGGTTCGAGCCACTGCCCTCGCAGGCCAACTTCCTGTCCGTGCGCATCGGACCCGATGTGGACGGAGTGATCGGCCGACTCGACGCGCGCGGATACCGGGTGAGGTCCATGCAGGGCCTCGGGAGCTACCTCGACGGATGCCTGCGCTTCACCGTCACGTCCGAACAGGAGTGCCGGGAATTCCTCGAGGCGCTGGAGCAGGTCGCCCGAAGGGTGCCCGCATGA
- a CDS encoding ATP-grasp domain-containing protein, with amino-acid sequence MNRRPLLTELGGWADRSPDDVGLLTAASSVTCEAALARAREQFLFVEVVEDYASTEVEALILDLCRRWDMAGLVSTAEIDVLRCARVRERLGIPGQRVASAEAYRNKYVMKQHAARQGVAVADMALLTDSRQLARFIADDPFPVLLKPLRGAASIGIVKVGSAAEWDRALAGRAPATEYLVEKFVVGEMYHVDGLMRDGRVVQSWPSRYLYTQWETMYESRPNLSAMLAPPDPRTPLLCDAAASVVRGLPAAPELLPFHAEFFIDAGGRPVLCEIACRAGGAGITDAYELSYGLGMNEASVSDRLGMPVEPTQSPPGLLHGWGWFPPRRGVLARCPDTCGLPGARRYARKGRIGQQYAGPTAVTHSVAELVFALDDGDVEKQLREVDNWWAEECIYA; translated from the coding sequence GTGAACAGACGCCCCTTGCTCACCGAGCTCGGTGGCTGGGCGGACCGGAGCCCGGACGACGTCGGCCTGCTGACGGCCGCGTCCAGCGTGACCTGCGAGGCGGCACTCGCCCGGGCACGCGAGCAGTTCCTCTTCGTAGAGGTCGTCGAGGACTACGCATCCACGGAGGTGGAGGCCCTCATCCTCGACCTGTGCCGCCGATGGGACATGGCCGGCCTGGTCTCGACCGCGGAGATCGACGTACTGCGTTGCGCACGCGTACGGGAGCGACTGGGAATCCCCGGCCAGCGCGTGGCGAGTGCCGAGGCCTACCGCAACAAGTACGTGATGAAACAGCACGCCGCACGACAGGGCGTCGCAGTGGCCGACATGGCCCTGCTGACGGACTCGCGGCAGCTCGCACGGTTCATCGCCGACGACCCCTTCCCCGTCCTGCTCAAGCCGCTCCGGGGTGCCGCGTCGATCGGCATCGTGAAAGTCGGCTCGGCCGCCGAGTGGGACCGGGCGCTGGCAGGGCGGGCGCCCGCGACGGAGTACCTCGTGGAGAAGTTCGTCGTCGGCGAGATGTACCACGTCGACGGACTCATGCGGGACGGACGCGTCGTGCAGAGCTGGCCCTCGCGCTACCTCTACACCCAGTGGGAGACGATGTACGAGTCCCGCCCCAATCTCAGCGCCATGCTGGCACCACCGGACCCGCGCACGCCCCTCCTGTGCGACGCGGCGGCCTCGGTGGTACGTGGACTGCCCGCCGCTCCCGAACTGCTTCCGTTCCACGCCGAGTTCTTCATCGATGCGGGCGGCCGTCCGGTGCTGTGCGAGATCGCCTGTCGCGCGGGCGGCGCCGGCATCACGGACGCCTACGAGCTGTCGTACGGCCTGGGGATGAACGAAGCCTCGGTCAGTGACCGGCTCGGGATGCCCGTGGAGCCGACGCAGAGTCCGCCCGGGCTTCTGCACGGATGGGGCTGGTTCCCGCCGCGCCGGGGAGTGCTCGCGCGGTGCCCCGACACATGTGGACTCCCCGGAGCTCGACGTTATGCACGCAAGGGGCGGATCGGGCAGCAGTACGCGGGCCCGACCGCTGTGACGCACTCCGTCGCCGAACTGGTCTTCGCACTGGACGACGGCGATGTCGAGAAGCAACTGAGGGAGGTCGACAACTGGTGGGCAGAGGAATGCATCTACGCGTGA
- a CDS encoding 2OG-Fe(II) oxygenase, with protein sequence MLDTAQDMTEVTDPFTYHVISDVLTPQDVALLETTAPVDGAEPAVALQPGREKNYRMNILYLMYQDETRPAADALTGPWETLYDELTGDAFLDWLTDNTRLPLREAKLDLAVYRHVEGDFISVHKDKTEKLLTAIVYLNSSWPTDGGGAYEVRSCSDPAVPPARSLPPRGGSMLAFPPSERSWHSVGKVKAGTPTRLTVQLEFWKP encoded by the coding sequence ATGCTCGACACCGCCCAGGACATGACCGAGGTCACGGATCCCTTCACCTATCACGTCATCTCCGATGTGCTGACCCCACAGGATGTGGCGCTGCTCGAGACCACGGCTCCCGTCGACGGCGCCGAGCCCGCCGTGGCGCTCCAACCGGGGCGGGAGAAGAACTACCGCATGAACATCCTCTACCTGATGTACCAGGACGAGACCCGGCCCGCCGCCGATGCACTGACCGGCCCCTGGGAGACCCTGTACGACGAGTTGACGGGTGACGCCTTCCTCGACTGGCTCACGGACAACACCCGCCTCCCGCTGCGCGAGGCGAAACTGGATCTGGCCGTCTACCGGCATGTCGAGGGCGACTTCATCTCCGTGCACAAGGACAAGACCGAGAAGCTCCTGACGGCCATCGTCTATCTCAACTCCTCCTGGCCCACCGACGGCGGCGGCGCCTACGAGGTGCGCAGCTGCTCCGATCCCGCGGTGCCGCCCGCCCGTTCGCTGCCGCCGCGCGGCGGCAGCATGCTCGCCTTCCCTCCCTCCGAGCGGTCCTGGCACAGCGTGGGGAAGGTGAAGGCGGGGACCCCGACCCGACTGACGGTCCAACTGGAGTTCTGGAAGCCGTAG
- the truD gene encoding tRNA pseudouridine(13) synthase TruD, with protein MTDDSPVLKHRPADFLVRENLLVPLTQEGDASYRYLLLRKSGYTTFEALALLAEHLDCPVQQVTYSGLKDEDGITEQLVAVPLAAGGALPGDGCARLSGPGDPRTLSVLHYGYGAEPLEVGRLEGNSFRIVVRNLAPTVAERLRSMRKISFYALNYYDTQRFGVPGGPKLTHVLGGQVLKGDWGAAFSTLLQLQAPETSLARDWDGSPEEFFRHKLDTRVVNFYLSAWASHEWNQTLALIVSDAAAGASYVQTVDGIDFRYLEHADATAQVLNMCPSLPYRRHSFDPRVPETSSRRATAVQIQIITEAVQEDEFHPGRSSAAVRFALPSGCYATSVLRQLLTPMTALCQVA; from the coding sequence ATGACCGACGACAGTCCGGTCCTCAAACACCGGCCGGCCGACTTCCTGGTCCGGGAGAACCTCCTGGTCCCGCTGACGCAGGAGGGGGACGCGTCCTACCGCTACCTGCTGCTGCGCAAGAGCGGATACACCACGTTCGAGGCGCTGGCGCTGCTCGCCGAACACCTCGACTGCCCGGTACAGCAGGTCACTTACTCGGGGCTGAAGGACGAGGACGGCATCACTGAGCAATTGGTCGCGGTCCCCCTCGCGGCCGGCGGTGCTCTCCCTGGTGACGGCTGCGCACGTCTGTCCGGGCCGGGCGACCCGCGTACGTTGTCCGTACTGCACTACGGATACGGTGCGGAGCCCCTGGAGGTGGGACGGCTCGAGGGAAACAGCTTCCGCATCGTGGTGCGGAACCTCGCGCCCACGGTGGCCGAACGCCTCCGTTCGATGCGCAAGATCTCCTTCTACGCTCTGAACTACTACGACACCCAGCGCTTCGGCGTGCCCGGCGGCCCCAAGCTGACACACGTGCTCGGCGGGCAGGTGCTCAAGGGAGACTGGGGCGCGGCGTTTTCGACCCTGCTGCAGCTCCAGGCGCCGGAAACCTCCCTGGCCCGCGACTGGGACGGGTCGCCCGAAGAGTTCTTCAGGCACAAGCTCGACACCCGCGTGGTCAATTTCTACCTTTCGGCCTGGGCCTCGCACGAGTGGAACCAGACGCTCGCTCTCATCGTGAGCGACGCTGCCGCCGGCGCGTCGTACGTCCAGACCGTCGACGGGATCGATTTCCGATACCTGGAACACGCCGATGCGACGGCCCAGGTCCTCAACATGTGCCCCTCGCTGCCCTATCGCCGTCACTCCTTCGACCCGAGGGTGCCCGAGACGTCCTCGCGCCGGGCCACCGCCGTGCAGATCCAGATCATCACCGAGGCCGTCCAGGAGGACGAGTTCCATCCGGGCCGCTCGAGCGCCGCGGTGCGGTTCGCGCTTCCGTCGGGCTGCTACGCCACCTCGGTGCTGCGCCAGTTGCTCACACCGATGACGGCACTCTGCCAGGTCGCCTGA